The following coding sequences are from one Gemmatimonadaceae bacterium window:
- a CDS encoding SH3 domain-containing protein: MRLFLAAVPVLLAFPMSAQENVLHTATRATVVRPAPPAGSSPGGLLGQIAKGTQVEVLARERDWVRIRLEGWVREGDVIIADSSVRPLSGADIRNNPAAARGKLVRWEIEAVSLQTADPLRSGLVAGEHYILALGPGAEKTLVYMAVPPSLLAAARSLAPMSPVTVTARVRNGRSEPAGVPILDLQSLTRR; the protein is encoded by the coding sequence TTGCGCCTTTTTCTTGCTGCCGTTCCGGTGTTGCTGGCGTTCCCCATGTCTGCACAGGAGAACGTGTTGCACACAGCGACCCGCGCCACCGTCGTTCGTCCGGCTCCGCCGGCAGGCTCCTCGCCCGGAGGGTTGCTGGGTCAGATTGCCAAAGGCACTCAGGTTGAAGTGCTTGCGCGCGAGCGTGACTGGGTGAGAATTCGCCTCGAAGGCTGGGTGCGCGAAGGGGATGTCATTATAGCCGACAGCAGTGTGCGGCCGCTCAGCGGGGCTGACATACGGAATAATCCCGCGGCTGCACGCGGCAAGCTGGTTCGATGGGAGATTGAAGCAGTGTCACTTCAGACAGCAGATCCGCTGAGGTCTGGTCTGGTTGCCGGGGAGCACTATATCCTTGCGCTGGGGCCGGGCGCAGAGAAGACCCTTGTCTACATGGCAGTGCCGCCTTCGCTGCTTGCGGCGGCACGCAGCCTCGCACCGATGTCGCCGGTTACTGTCACGGCACGCGTGCGAAACGGTCGCAGCGAGCCAGCCGGCGTACCGATACTCGATCTTCAAAGCCTAACCCGACGATAA
- a CDS encoding L,D-transpeptidase, producing the protein MGIANTITHGGKWVWGTLLAFTAVAAGTAMLLTQTAEVRYQRDVNRMVFNDNLGVLEEVKARLGTSEDSLNQLVAGNPAVPADQPYIVVSIEERELWFKRGDQLLFHTQVATGSGKTLVGKGGGGGQWKFETPRGRLKVQAKEVDPAWVPPDWHFLEQANKRGLGLVKMSRGMTIPSSDGSVVRVSGSEIVKRYADGNEVALEATDGREIVVNGNIIVPPFGTNQRRYKGVLGTRRLVLGDGYALHGTNKPESIGQAVSHGCVRLRNEDIEKLYEMVPVGTPVYIY; encoded by the coding sequence ATGGGAATTGCCAACACGATAACGCATGGCGGGAAGTGGGTATGGGGAACGCTTCTGGCGTTCACGGCGGTAGCGGCGGGTACCGCAATGCTGTTGACGCAAACCGCCGAGGTGCGCTATCAGCGCGACGTAAACCGCATGGTCTTCAACGACAATCTCGGTGTACTCGAGGAAGTGAAAGCCAGGCTCGGTACGTCCGAAGACAGCCTCAATCAACTCGTGGCAGGGAATCCGGCGGTACCGGCCGATCAGCCGTATATCGTGGTCAGCATCGAAGAACGGGAGCTCTGGTTCAAGCGTGGCGATCAGCTGCTTTTCCATACACAGGTTGCGACCGGCAGCGGAAAGACGCTGGTAGGCAAGGGCGGCGGTGGAGGGCAGTGGAAATTCGAAACACCGCGCGGACGGCTGAAGGTTCAGGCCAAGGAAGTCGATCCGGCATGGGTACCGCCCGACTGGCATTTTCTGGAACAGGCAAACAAGCGCGGTCTCGGGCTGGTAAAGATGAGTCGCGGAATGACGATTCCGTCCTCCGATGGGTCGGTGGTAAGGGTGAGCGGTTCCGAAATCGTCAAGCGATATGCGGACGGCAACGAGGTTGCCCTGGAAGCAACCGACGGCCGGGAGATCGTCGTCAACGGCAACATCATCGTTCCGCCATTCGGCACGAACCAGCGGCGTTATAAAGGTGTCCTTGGCACGCGCCGGCTCGTCCTTGGTGATGGTTATGCATTGCACGGAACGAACAAGCCGGAATCGATTGGCCAGGCGGTCAGTCACGGCTGTGTACGCTTGCGGAACGAAGACATTGAAAAGTTGTACGAAATGGTCCCCGTTGGTACGCCCGTTTACATCTATTGA